The window gttatattcggttagttttggttatatttggtttatttggttaatgttaatataatttatgttagttatggttatttatttaaataaccaaaccgaaaccgaaccgaaagaaaccgaaccgaaccgaaccgaaatttcaaaaatatccaaatggttactatattactatatccaaaataaccgaaaccgaatacaaccgaaccgaaaccgaatggttaaccgaatgcccaggcctatcTTCGGTTCCCCCAAGCTATAGACATCATTGTGCACATTTCCCATTACCAGGAGCTTCCGTGTTGCCTTATCATTTATACgaacaccatcatcatcaaattcaaaagagCATGGATAATCCTTAGTGAGCTTAGACACAGACAATAATGATTTAGCAATGTCAGGGCAAACCAGGACATCTTTTAATGATAGATTACCTGAAGTGGAGGCAATGGATGCAGAACATGTGTGAGTAATGGGAAGGAACGAACCGTCACCAACCATCACAGAGTCAGAACCAATGTATGGCTGGGAACGAGTAAGAACTTGAGTGCTGTTGGTGACATGTGCCGTAGAACCAGAATCAGGAAGCCACTCGTGACCATGTTGATCTGTAACATCAGTGATCCGCATTGCAGCCATAACAACAGGAACATCATCGCATTGGTAGCTGTTATTGAACCTGTGCCAACAACGAAGAGCTGGATGACCACTCTTCCCGCAGATTTGACAATCACGTTCTGAGTACTGGATGGATGAGAGACTTGTTGATGGAAGCCCCGTCCTTTGGTTGAGTATGAGTTGCGACCACCACGCCTGTTGTTTCCTCTGCCCCTACCACCGTACTGTTGCTGTGGGTGATAGGATTCATTGGTCTAAGTCGGTGCAAAGGCTAAGTGTGGAGATATCGTGTTCTCAGCCAAGTAAGCCTGAAGCCTCTCATCGTATCCAGTAAGCTTCGGTATCACATCATCTAGAGTAGGACTAGGAGCAGAATCTAGAGCATTCTCAATCGTTGTTTTAATGGGTTCATACTCTCGTCCTAGACCGTTCATTGCAGCAAAGATCTTCATTTGTTCTTGAACAGGACTACCAACAGCAGCTAATTGGTCACAAACACTCTTAAGTTCCCTAAGGTAAACCGACATACTCTTATCCTTCTTTTGAAAAGTTTGTAACTTTCTCTCAAGCTCAAACAACCTAGAGGATGAGACCCTATTAAAGTGGTTTGCTAGAGTATGCCATACCTCATAGGACGTAGAGCAGTGTTGGACCACACTGAGTATGTCTTCAGCAAAGGAACCAAGGAGCCATGACTTGACAACCGAGTTAGTTCTGAGCCAGTTTTGCTGTTCTTGCTGAAACTCTGGATTTGGCCTCTCTGTTGTAGTGCCGTTAATTCCAGGAACGCTGACAGTGGGTAAAGGCGCACGAACGGAGCCGTTGACGAAGCCTAATAGACCTTGACCCGCCAAAAACGTCTCAAACTGAGTCTTCCACAAAGAGTAGTTCTGTCCATTGAGAGTGATAGTGACACAGTTGGAAATGCTCAGTGACGGCATCGTGTAGGACACCGTGGGTAACGTAATAAGTAACGTAATAAATACACACTAAGTGGCTAGCGGAAACagaaacattaaatgaaaacgCAGTAATCATCTTTGTTTCAGTCATCATATCTGTTTCAGTAAgagttatatttctaaaaacaaACAGGAGCAGAGAACTGGAAAGTCACATGTTGCTGTAACATACCTGTTCAATTATGACAAAATAATGTGAATTAGCCTGCAGGAAACGTCACGAAGAAACTTAGTACATACGTCTCAATCAAAACAATCAGGCATAGGAATGGCATGGAACTAAACaaccgtttcttcttctttttttaaaaccaaacaagtcAGAAACATACCTCATCATTCATTACCCAGCCACCTCCAACGATCTCTAACTGCCCATTCTTGACCAAGTTAGTCAAAGCTTCCGGTTTATTGGGCGAAGCATCTCTCTAGATATGACATCTCCTCCAATGGAATCCTATTAAACAGATTCAAAACAATCCCCACACAAATCAGATTTTAGCTAAATGGTTTACAAAGTGTATATGCAAGAGTGAAAAACGAGCCGccgcgagagagaaagagagagagagttccgTCGAGCCTTAAACCGAGTGAAACCAAGAACAAGATCAATATAAAACACTCACATCCTACTACTGCCTAAACTATGAATATCTATCCGACTGTAATACTTAAAAGTTATCCTTTCAATTTCAAAACGCAACAGCTAAAAATTCAAGCTTTAGCTCCAAAAACTATAActtttttagaacaaaaaaaaacctataacTCTGTTTACCATCTAAAAATCCAGGCTTCTACAACTCTGTTTACCTTCTGAAAATTCAAGCTTTAGCTCCAAAAACACCGAGCTTTAAAACTCTGTTTCAGCacgaaatttaaaaaaaaaaaaaaaaacagaatccaGCAGAGAAGTTGGTTAAGAGTTTAAGATGACGTCATGAAAAATTTCAGGCATTAAAAGATTGTTCACGGGGATTATCGTGGTGTTAAAAGGTTAGGCACTAAAAAGGCATAAAACTTTGCCTTAGCTAAAGTCTCAAAAATGGTGTCAAGAACATGCCTGAATTGTCTCTGATAATACTCCTCCACGGTCAATTTCCAACCAGGATCGTTATGAGAGTGAGGCACAACGAATATCTTAAGATCGTAATTCTCCGACCTTGCTTCCACGGACCACCATCAAGGAACGTAATCCTGTCTTCTAGATCTTTAGTAGTGACATCAACGACGGCGCCGGAACTGGAATCGTTTAAGCTTCGTTTTCCCAAACGGTTGGTTCTTTTCCGTAAGTATGTGACTCGAATTCCGTCAATATAATCTGCGATAATGAAACACAAACAactctgaagaaaaaaaaatcacatagtCAAAATCATTAACAATTCATATGAGAGTGCAAGTAGATCTAAATGCAACAATGGAATGAAATAGTAACagaatttgaataaaaaaggaCAAAGAAACTATCACAGATGACAGATCAATTCACCAACGGAGAAACAGTGAAACAGATataaaatttactaattttaaacCAATCCTTCTGTCGTTTTATTATGGAGACGCTAATCTATTTCAGAGTAAAGTGAAATGTAGAGTAGCAGAAAACATACCAATGAATACGTCATCCACATTTGGTTGActtaaaatctctcaaaaaggACAGAAGTTGAAGCGAGATATACTTGGTATCTGATGCTATAATGTAATGTAATACGAAGATTATAAATACAAACACAATACAGTTCATATACCTTTGCCTCCACAAGAAGGATCCCCACAAGAATTGCTTCAATACCGAGAATAGCTCCAGGTTTATCTTTTAGATAAAAATTCCATGCCATTGATATTAGAGCTCTGATCTTCCATTCTTTTTTCAAAGAATTTAGATTTGAGAGAGGAGTATAATCCAGAGCCATCTTCAAAAcctgaaactatatataaaaaataaaaaaaaacagaattaataTGAATTCAAGAGAAAAGTAATGGATATAAACAAAAGCTAAAGGATTTACCTCCGTGAGAATTGTAGTTTCTAATTTATATAGAAGATGGAATTTGTTGTAAACCACTATGAACGTGGAGCTGTTAGTGGGAATTTAATTAGGAATGATTTTCTTAAGcagttgtgttttgtgtttgtcgTGTAACAGAGGAAGAAAAGCTTGAAACGTGTTTTGATGCTTTTGCCTTTAGGGTTATGTTGGTTAAATGGGCTTTTTGTGGGCTAGACCCAAATATATCCTTTAcctttttatccaaaaaaaaacccatttattccattgtaagtttttttttagtagaggatttttgtctttgtcttgATCCAACAAATACACTCTTTTTTTCATACCACCTATGAACCACTATCCCTTGCTAGATACACTAGTGCAGAATGATTTTACATTTCTATGATGTGTTTAGAACGAAGGTAAAGAGATGCACAAACTGGTAGGATGAATTCTCACCTCGGACACCCACAATACCAACTTCTCTGAATCACCCAAAAGTATGGTGTCTATCATCACAACACATTTGAACATGCATGTTATATATCTTTCTACATCAGAGTTGCTACTTCGACCTGCGAATGGAAACCATGATGAGCCATAAGGAACTCAATTTGAGCTCCCTCAATGACTTCACAACATTCAAAGCGCCTAGGGAAACGaccagatatatatatattggaggCTTGTTATAGAAAATAACTTGCCTTCCTATATACTGTACATATATACCGAGAGCTTATTGGCTTACTATTTATTCTCAGTAGTAGCCATTTGTAATAGAGATAAGTTGAACCTTATCAAActtatagagaaagattgaaggCCATCGTAACACAATTCATTGAACTTGAATTCCCATCAAATTGCCAGGAAATACGTGCATTGCCACCACTTTCCAAGAGCTAAAAATTCGTAAACTGAAATGTTACATATTAAAACTTTCAGCCATGACTTATACTatgtagtaatatatatatatatatacatatataaaactaacctgCCCAGAAAGGTGGGACACCACAGAGCAGTATGTAAAGAATTACACCTGCACTCCAAATGTCATTTGAAGACTTTGTGATTCTTGAATTTCATCTTTGTTTAATGgacaattagggttttcacgGAGGTTCCCGGATCTTTGTAATCGACTTTGTTCACAGAGTCACCTCAGTTTAGGTgtgtttatttgataaaatctggtatgtgtgtgtgtgtttgtgtttgtgtttgaacatgtgatttttgtttactatattattttgttgcttGTGGTCCATAGACTGGATTTGGGATCAGGGAAACTTTTGGAGAAGTTGAAGAACATGTCATGAAGCTTGAAGAAGCAGTTGGCATGTTTAAAGTGGAGAGCTAGAAGAAGATAGGTAAAAATCATATGTTTATTTCAGTTTGTGTTGTTATTTTGAATAGATTAGActgagataattttttttttttgtttttggtgatttcagtctctaaaaatgaaattttctgATCATGTCCTGTTGTTCTTAGGTCGAAGATGATGTTTGGCTTACTGAGAAAGCCACAGCAAAGCACACTCTTAGACAGAGCTCATGATGTACAACTTTATTTCAGAGCGGAAGGTAAACTTTCATTTGGTACAATATATTTACTTTGCTACTTATTGCTGGGAGACTTTTATTAATTCTGTCAGAGAGTCATTTGTTTAGCAGCctttgttgtaatttttgtgaggctttttgttgaatttgtcaaGAGTTATTTGGTAAACCCGATCTATAGACACTTGTTTTGTCTGCACTATTTAACTAGAGTCACCCTTGTCGATCTTCTTACTCACACTCCCCTTATTAAGCTAGAGTACATGCTAGTTATAGTGAATTGCTTGTCCCGATGGTTTCTCATTTCTAGTCTCGATTTTGAAATTCTGTTATATTGATACTAGGAAATGTGTCCTCATgataccttttttgtttgtttgttctgaagGTACTTGAAGAAATGAGTTGCTCTGGGAACATTAGTGGGAACTACTTAGGCTTCAATGATGGAATACAAAGCAATTGAGAATGTGCTACAAACTGTNttttttttttttttttttttttttttctaattatgtttttttgaggAGGATGaagtatcttatttttaattatgatttttaattttattttgtaatactgttttttttataatcatggtttacaataataaatatagtattcaaaataacattattcataatttaaatatatttaaaacaattaataatatatatttataatttgtataaatattgtataaatacaataatgtaTAATACTTGACTACAACTATAGTCGgtaattagtcactaaatttggcgACTATGTTACGACTAATATTTGTAATCGTAAAAttagtcgtaacgtagtcgccaaatttagtgactacattacgactacgTTTATGACTGCGAACATTAGTTGTAACGTAGTcgctatttagcgactaatttaCAACTAATTTTTCTTACCGATTTACGACAACAGGTTTTAGTCGCTATTTGGTCGTAAAACAccatttagcgactaaatagtgactaatagtgcagtcgttaatttcatgttttcttgtagtgttatcTTATTTTGGCTTTTGAGTGGTTTCGGGACTTGATTATATACTCTTTGGGGATAAAACTGTTTTGTGTAGCATTGATAAATTTTGGtatatagttgtatatatattataaataaacaaattgagTTTAACTTGGCAATGCCATTagcttttgaaaattttctatgcatttagttttagtttgatatacTATCGTTGACAAAAAgaagtatgaaaataaatgaaataattattcagatgttatccaaaagttggtttatttctgatatgaatatattttctaaaaattgttcAGATATTTAGTGActtgggtgtaattacaatttatccCTTGAACTTATcttttcgattttgattaaaaaaataattaaaaaatacacatcagcaaattaaaatacacgtCATCTTCCATAATCCACGTcacaaccccaaaaaaaaaacttagcggctgagttatagtatttacgggaaaacgaaaggtctcatcgattcatatgacggctgagttatcacaggaaataatctgaaagcaaacagttgatttatattacttgtcGACTaagttatagtatttacggaaaaacgaaagatctcgtcgattcatatgacggctgagttattgaacaaaataaaacaaatgtattacaataatACTACATCGGACAAGTTTtcgcattgtgcccaactttTTACATCGAGAACATGTGTTTAGCTCATGGCTTAACGCGTTCAATCCGTAGTCATCAAAAATaagcttcacaagcttgtcgtgtgttgtttTTGCATCTATATGCACAATtctacaccctctatcgtcggtgttaaatacatatgtgtgtttctttacccaattaccggaactaaatccatgaaagaaaatgaagaagaatgagaaaattaataagaatgagtgtaattaagaagtgaagaacaaggagaaaaagaaggggaagaacaaggtgaagaacattttttaaccagttgaagaacaagagtcgaaggaacgatgtttcgtatttccggagaagatgatgacatggaatgttgacatggatgatgcgtctAAAGTGGCAAGTCAACCACCAaacgaacatgtaaatcagtctaattaaatcagccatcaaacaaaattgtaaCTGAGTCGCAACATGAACaatattacagtaattaaaaaccaaaaaaaatgactgccaaattcagccgcttaatGTCATAACTCAACTGAAAATTTATAACTTAGTCGTATCGTTAAATAAGTCGGCCGTAACTGAATGATATTCTAGTACTTAAtattttgctactaagtcagccgtaaaatggCTGAGTTTTACGATAAGTCAACTCAtggcggctgagttataaaacttaaccataactcagccataaccaCATCTCATCAGTTAGTGTTGTTCATAACTCAACCAGATTCAGAATGATAATTCAGTCGTGttgtagtgataactcagccaaaaaaTTTACAACTCAGCCATcagattataactcagccgtaagggcGACTGAGTTATGGCATAATTCAACCATATTTCATTAAGTCAgtcgtaacgcttggctgattTATGCTCTAAGTCAGTCGTCCGTTCTTACTCAAATgatttttccataaatcagtcGCAacataccataactcagccgtcattatctctgtaacgcgttacggctgagttatttaattcACGTCAGCGTTTTCTGATGTGgtgtctgacgtggcaatgataTTTCtgtaatcaagttttttttctgtaacataaaacaagagtATGCtgggtattttaaaaatacccaaaatattttaataaaaaaggttTGTTGATTCTGATAATATTTAGATTATCTAATTTGGAGTATAAATTTCCCAAAATAAATTTCccaaaataaatttccaaactGAGATAAGCTTTAATACAACAAGGTCGGCACGCTGAAATTTTCCTAGACAAAACAAAGCCTACCCATAAtgacttttaattaatttacacaataccatatacatatacagtagaacttccataaattaatactctttaaattaatattcgctataaattaataaattattttagtccCAAGTTGGGTCAGtgttaaaaatgatacatttagataaaataataagatagtAACTTTTtagaaatcctatgtaaaaatatggtcccatcaatatcataaattaataatcatataaactaatatatatacatatatatctaataaaatctagtgaaatatgattctattgttgttttCCTATTCTTGAATTTACATTATTGTTGGAgttcatctctaattttttcattgttggattttgaaatcacATCCATAAATTGTGAAGAGTCATAGATGCGATCATTGCTTCTTTAGTAATTAGTTTTAAAGATACCGCAATATCTTTTGCGACTACATTATTACCCTGAAGAATAgtaataacaattttttctaaactctaaacttctaacatttctcatttttacctagataatctaTTAAACAATTGGCATTCATCCTATTACAataaccaagattataaattaagaaattttttaaaaaatgtgaatgataacaaaagtatcttattttgtaatagaaaattttcaatacgaaaatgaaaaatctgttcgtaaattaataaaatattagttaaattattaatttatcgataaattaaaattttaataaattaataaaatttcatggttccgaccttattaatttatagagttttgaCTGTAGTTTGATTGTTcttttcatttacattttgtcGTATTCAGTGGTCCTCCAATCAAGGAAACATTGTTTATCAGCAGTCGAACCAGCGCCCATGTGCTGGAACTCTTCTCTTAACAGTCTCGATCAATCCTCTTTAAATCTGATTTATCCTTTGTCGGCACATAAtaatatcttatactataatAATTGACTCCGTATAGTTAATttcataacataaacaaaaatgtgtatattttaaaagataggACTTGTACCTTATAAAAAGCAACTTGCACATGCAAGTATGTATGTGGTTTGTCCTTATCTTAACCTCTGATCTCTTATATAAACCACCTAAATGTTTCCATGTTCAAAGTATCCCCTAAGCttgagagaaaacagaaaagataAAACTCCACAGAAATCAAAGTCGAAAAAGAAATGATGAAGTTTAAGTCCAAGAGGTTTGGGATTAGATTTGGATTTGGTAAAAGAATCAATAACAAAGGAACACAACAAGAGCAACAACAGAAGGGAGGTTGTACCAACAACAATAACAGCAATAGTAGCTGCAGCAACTATGAGATCAAATGGGAACTTAGGCCAGGAGGCATGCTTGTTCAAAAAAGGCAAGAGAGTATTGGTGAAGACTTGATCTCCATTAGAGTCTCTACTTTTGCTCACTTCCATGATCTCTCCATTGAAGCCACCTCTACTTTTGGTAAATTTCTCATCTCTCAACGTTTCTCAACCTTCATGTTTCATCTTTTATGAGACTTATTTAAGAGGTTATATGTAAACTACAATTTGATCACCAAAATATAATCTTAATCTGTAACTATGAAATCATCTCAAAAAAAACGTAGtcaaatatataatcttaatGGAAACTTATAAGTTATTACTCTTTATCAGATTTAGTAACATAAGATT is drawn from Camelina sativa cultivar DH55 chromosome 8, Cs, whole genome shotgun sequence and contains these coding sequences:
- the LOC104705706 gene encoding uncharacterized protein LOC104705706 isoform X2, whose translation is MNDEANSHYFVIIEQNYSLWKTQFETFLAGQGLLGFVNGSVRAPLPTVSVPGINGTTTERPNPEFQQEQQNWLRTNSVVKSWLLGSFAEDILSVVQHCSTSYEVWHTLANHFNRVSSSRLFELERKLQTFQKKDKSMSVYLRELKSVCDQLAAVGSPVQEQMKIFAAMNGLGREYEPIKTTIENALDSAPSPTLDDVIPKLTGYDERLQAYLAENTISPHLAFAPT
- the LOC104705706 gene encoding uncharacterized protein LOC104705706 isoform X1 → MPSLSISNCVTITLNGQNYSLWKTQFETFLAGQGLLGFVNGSVRAPLPTVSVPGINGTTTERPNPEFQQEQQNWLRTNSVVKSWLLGSFAEDILSVVQHCSTSYEVWHTLANHFNRVSSSRLFELERKLQTFQKKDKSMSVYLRELKSVCDQLAAVGSPVQEQMKIFAAMNGLGREYEPIKTTIENALDSAPSPTLDDVIPKLTGYDERLQAYLAENTISPHLAFAPT
- the LOC104705707 gene encoding BAG family molecular chaperone regulator 2-like, with amino-acid sequence MMKFKSKRFGIRFGFGKRINNKGTQQEQQQKGGCTNNNNSNSSCSNYEIKWELRPGGMLVQKRQESIGEDLISIRVSTFAHFHDLSIEATSTFGELKMVLSLLTGLEPKQQRLLFKGKEREDHEYLHMVGVGDKDKVLLLEDPAFKEKKLLDLNNITTSCPTIIV